Proteins from one Pygocentrus nattereri isolate fPygNat1 chromosome 16, fPygNat1.pri, whole genome shotgun sequence genomic window:
- the ghrb gene encoding growth hormone receptor b isoform X1, with translation MGTNQSFFICLFFIVAVTTEDLKPTLQARSTFGPRLTGCFSRELTTFRCQWNAGSFQNLTEPGDLRLLYMFEKDSKKDEGKWSECPSYSTTIENECYFDVSHTFIWYTYAIQLRSRTQDVVYDEMFFNVEDIVFPDPPEGLNWTLLSMGPTGLIYDTVVSWEPPTSAVDNVKIGWMSLRYETQYREKGSEQWKCLDNGKETKAYIYGLNTSTEYEVRVRSKMRGYNFGEFSDSIFILVDSKEPRVPLTAMFIFAVVGIGIILMLIVLSRQQKLMVIFLPPVPGPKIKGMDPVLLQKGQLTEFTSILGTHPGLRPELYSNDTWVEFIEVDINEPIETLEGFETPLLFGESPVSDSPPMSSGFQDDDSGRASCCDPDLSDHDHTDVHQPSTSGHDGFHTLSPINPGAPHEPAWPTSLYSQVTDVTPRGEAVLSPEKQYQSDSCSIQDKAQKNEDNDKGKKPQLVVSSEERGYTSELNTCKISAQNPAGHSEPSSTKEELRPSAEQRPSMLQEYLNPTVEPEVRPVASPFPILTIPSPAEYTMVDGVDWKNSLLLKPNNPAPRPFAVVKSFPTPGGYLTPDLLQSIGPQ, from the exons ATGGGAACCAATCAGTCCTTCTTCATCTGTCTCTTCTTTATTGTTGCTGTCACCACAGAAGACCTGAAGCCCACATTACAAg cacgGAGCACCTTTGGACCTCGTCTGACTGGCTGCTTTTCCAGAGAGCTGACGACATTTCGTTGTCAATGGAATGCTGGTTCTTTCCAAAACCTCACAGAGCCGGGGGATCTGAGACTTCTCTACATGTTTGAGAA AGATTCGAAGAAAGATGAAGGTAAATGGAGTGAGTGTCCAAGTTACAGTACCACAATAGAAAATGAGTGCTACTTCGATGTCAGCCACACTTTTATCTGGTACACTTACGCCATTCAGCTGCGCTCACGGACACAAGATGTTGTTTATGATGAAATGTTCTTCAACGTGGAAGATATTG tatttCCAGACCCACCTGAAGggctgaactggactttattaaGCATGGGCCCAACAGGCTTAATTTATGATACGGTAGTGAGCTGGGAGCCACCAACCTCAGCAGTAGACAATGTGAAGATTGGATGGATGTCGCTTCGGTATGAGACGCAGTATAGAGAGAAGGGCtcagagcagtggaaatgt CTGGACAATGGGAAGGAGACCAAAGCGTACATCTATGGCCTTAACACCAGCACAGAGTATGAGGTCAGGGTGAGGTCCAAAATGCGAGGCTACAACTTTGGGGAATTCAGTGACTCCATCTTCATTCTGGTTGACAGCAAAG aacCAAGAGTCCCCTTAACTGCAATGttcatttttgctgttgttggtaTTGGAATCATCTTGATGCTGATTGTGCTTTCACGCCAGCAAAA ACTCATGGTGATTTTCTTGCCTCCTGTTCCTGGACCGAAAATCAAAGGAATGGACCCAGTCCTCTTACAG AAGGGCCAGCTGACTGAGTTCACCTCAATCTTGGGCACCCACCCAGGCCTGCGACCAGAGTTATACAGTAATGATACATGGGTGGAGTTTATAGAGGTCGACATCAATGAACCGATTGAGACACTGGAAGGCTTTGAGACACCACTTCTCTTTGGCGAGTCTCCTGTCTCCGACTCCCCTCCCATGTCAAGTGGTTTCCAGGATGATGACTCAGGTCGTGCCAGCTGTTGCGACCCTGATCTGTCTGATCATGACCATACAGATGTTCATCAGCCCTCCACCAGTGGCCATGATGGTTTTCACACCTTGTCTCCTATTAATCCAGGAGCTCCACATGAACCTGCTTGGCCAACCAGCCTCTATTCTCAGGTGACCGATGTCACCCCACGTGGCGAGGCAGTACTGTCCCCAGAGAAACAGTATCAAAGTGACAGCTGCAGTATCCAAGATAAAGCTCAAAAGAATGAGGACAATGATAAAGGGAAGAAGCCCCAGTTGGTGGTTTCCTCTGAAGAAAGAGGTTACACTTCAGAGTTGAACACCTGTAAAATCAGTGCACAAAACCCTGCAGGACACAGTGAGCCCAGTTCAACCAAAGAAGAGCTACGCCCTTCTGCAGAGCAAAGACCCAGTATGTTACAAGAGTACCTGAACCCCACTGTGGAACCAGAGGTAAGACCAGTTGCTTCTCCGTTTCCTATCCTTACCATACCAAGCCCTGCGGAATACACCATGGTTGATGGTGTTGACTGGAAAAACAGCCTTCTTTTGAAACCAAACAACCCTGCACCCCGTCCCTTTGCTGTTGTGAAATCTTTTCCAACTCCTGGGGGATATCTGACACCTGACCTACTACAAAGCATTGGTCCACAATAA
- the ghrb gene encoding growth hormone receptor b isoform X2 → MGTNQSFFICLFFIVAVTTEDLKPTLQARSTFGPRLTGCFSRELTTFRCQWNAGSFQNLTEPGDLRLLYMFEKDSKKDEGKWSECPSYSTTIENECYFDVSHTFIWYTYAIQLRSRTQDVVYDEMFFNVEDIVFPDPPEGLNWTLLSMGPTGLIYDTVVSWEPPTSAVDNVKIGWMSLRYETQYREKGSEQWKCLDNGKETKAYIYGLNTSTEYEVRVRSKMRGYNFGEFSDSIFILVDSKEPRVPLTAMFIFAVVGIGIILMLIVLSRQQKLMVIFLPPVPGPKIKGMDPVLLQGQLTEFTSILGTHPGLRPELYSNDTWVEFIEVDINEPIETLEGFETPLLFGESPVSDSPPMSSGFQDDDSGRASCCDPDLSDHDHTDVHQPSTSGHDGFHTLSPINPGAPHEPAWPTSLYSQVTDVTPRGEAVLSPEKQYQSDSCSIQDKAQKNEDNDKGKKPQLVVSSEERGYTSELNTCKISAQNPAGHSEPSSTKEELRPSAEQRPSMLQEYLNPTVEPEVRPVASPFPILTIPSPAEYTMVDGVDWKNSLLLKPNNPAPRPFAVVKSFPTPGGYLTPDLLQSIGPQ, encoded by the exons ATGGGAACCAATCAGTCCTTCTTCATCTGTCTCTTCTTTATTGTTGCTGTCACCACAGAAGACCTGAAGCCCACATTACAAg cacgGAGCACCTTTGGACCTCGTCTGACTGGCTGCTTTTCCAGAGAGCTGACGACATTTCGTTGTCAATGGAATGCTGGTTCTTTCCAAAACCTCACAGAGCCGGGGGATCTGAGACTTCTCTACATGTTTGAGAA AGATTCGAAGAAAGATGAAGGTAAATGGAGTGAGTGTCCAAGTTACAGTACCACAATAGAAAATGAGTGCTACTTCGATGTCAGCCACACTTTTATCTGGTACACTTACGCCATTCAGCTGCGCTCACGGACACAAGATGTTGTTTATGATGAAATGTTCTTCAACGTGGAAGATATTG tatttCCAGACCCACCTGAAGggctgaactggactttattaaGCATGGGCCCAACAGGCTTAATTTATGATACGGTAGTGAGCTGGGAGCCACCAACCTCAGCAGTAGACAATGTGAAGATTGGATGGATGTCGCTTCGGTATGAGACGCAGTATAGAGAGAAGGGCtcagagcagtggaaatgt CTGGACAATGGGAAGGAGACCAAAGCGTACATCTATGGCCTTAACACCAGCACAGAGTATGAGGTCAGGGTGAGGTCCAAAATGCGAGGCTACAACTTTGGGGAATTCAGTGACTCCATCTTCATTCTGGTTGACAGCAAAG aacCAAGAGTCCCCTTAACTGCAATGttcatttttgctgttgttggtaTTGGAATCATCTTGATGCTGATTGTGCTTTCACGCCAGCAAAA ACTCATGGTGATTTTCTTGCCTCCTGTTCCTGGACCGAAAATCAAAGGAATGGACCCAGTCCTCTTACAG GGCCAGCTGACTGAGTTCACCTCAATCTTGGGCACCCACCCAGGCCTGCGACCAGAGTTATACAGTAATGATACATGGGTGGAGTTTATAGAGGTCGACATCAATGAACCGATTGAGACACTGGAAGGCTTTGAGACACCACTTCTCTTTGGCGAGTCTCCTGTCTCCGACTCCCCTCCCATGTCAAGTGGTTTCCAGGATGATGACTCAGGTCGTGCCAGCTGTTGCGACCCTGATCTGTCTGATCATGACCATACAGATGTTCATCAGCCCTCCACCAGTGGCCATGATGGTTTTCACACCTTGTCTCCTATTAATCCAGGAGCTCCACATGAACCTGCTTGGCCAACCAGCCTCTATTCTCAGGTGACCGATGTCACCCCACGTGGCGAGGCAGTACTGTCCCCAGAGAAACAGTATCAAAGTGACAGCTGCAGTATCCAAGATAAAGCTCAAAAGAATGAGGACAATGATAAAGGGAAGAAGCCCCAGTTGGTGGTTTCCTCTGAAGAAAGAGGTTACACTTCAGAGTTGAACACCTGTAAAATCAGTGCACAAAACCCTGCAGGACACAGTGAGCCCAGTTCAACCAAAGAAGAGCTACGCCCTTCTGCAGAGCAAAGACCCAGTATGTTACAAGAGTACCTGAACCCCACTGTGGAACCAGAGGTAAGACCAGTTGCTTCTCCGTTTCCTATCCTTACCATACCAAGCCCTGCGGAATACACCATGGTTGATGGTGTTGACTGGAAAAACAGCCTTCTTTTGAAACCAAACAACCCTGCACCCCGTCCCTTTGCTGTTGTGAAATCTTTTCCAACTCCTGGGGGATATCTGACACCTGACCTACTACAAAGCATTGGTCCACAATAA